The DNA segment ACAGCTTACCCTCAACCGCGAGGTTGATGAGGCTTGCCAGTGGCCGTTTTTAGTAGGCTGTGGTCTTTAGCCCAATACGCGGTCCACCGTTGCCAGTAGTTTCTCGGGGTTAAACGGCTTTACTAGCCACCCTGTTGCTCCTGCCTGTTTCCCTTCTGCCTTTTTTTCCGCCGATGACTCCGTAGTTAGCAGTAACATCGGAGTGTATTTGTAGTTCGGCAGAGTTCTTAAATTCTTAATTAAATCAATACCATTCATTACTGGCATATTGAGGTCGGTGATAACTGCGTCGTAGCTGCCACTTTTGGCTTTGGTCAGTGCATTTTGGCCATTGTCAGCATCGGCGACCTGGTGGCCGGATGATTGCAGGGTTGCAGAGACCATATTGCGCATCGATGCTGAGTCATCAACGATTAAAATATTTGCCATTGTTTGAAAAGCTCCATTAGCGTTTTAGCGTAGTCGGTTAAATAATTACGTGTTTTCTAGCATCAGAGCCTGGCTTAAGCCTAGCTGCTGTGCTGTGGTTAATAGGGTGTCGCTGGGCTTTTTCCAGATTAGGTGGCCACCTCTGCGGGTGACTTCTATGGCGAGAGCCGCTAGTAGTTGCAACCCGGCGGTATCCGCCTTGCTGACTTTGTCGGCTTTAAGTTCTATAACAGCTGATTTTTGCAGGGATTTTTGCAGCCGCTGATGCATGCTATTGGCATGGGCGATATCAAGGTTTTCACCGCATGAGAAGCTGGTACGGTTCGTCATATAAATCCTTTACATTACCTAAATCAGGGCCGGTACAACACAATCACTTAGTCGGCTTCAGTAAATATAGTCTACTTTAATACGCTAGTTCAAAAATGTCGGCCGGGCAATCAAATACTTTAGTCTTTTGGTGGGCTATTATTATTAGCGGAGGTCCGCATACCGTCTTTTTAGCCAGATTTTAAGTATTGGCCAAATCTGGAAAATGAGTATAAGTACATACACTTACATAAGGTAGAAAAGTGATATTTAAGGCTTTTTGACTTTTTTAGGGTGTTTGCGGTTGGGGTAGCAGGTGGTGCAAATCTCGCAGACAGTGCCATCACAGCCTCGGGCGCTGCAATATTCACGGCCATAATAAATGATTTGCAGATGCAGGGCATTCCAGCTCTCGATAGGGAATAGGCGCTTTAAGTCTTTTTCGGTCTGGGTGACATTTTTGCCATTGGTCAGGCCCCAGCGCTGGGCCAGGCGGTGGATATGGGTATCAACCGGAAAAGCTGGCACTCCAAAGGCCTGTGACATCACCACACTGGCGGTCTTATGACCTACACCGGGCAGTTCTTCCAGTGCGTCCATATCCTGCGGGACTTCACCGTCATAGCGTTCTACCAGCATGCCCGATAGAATTTTTATGGCTTTGGATTTTTGCGGTGACAGACCGCAGGGACGAATAATGGCTTTGATCGCCTCGACAGTTTGCTCAGCCATATCGAAGGGGTTGTCGGCTAGCTCAAATAGCGCAGGAGTGACCTGGTTAACCCGCTCGTCAGTGCACTGGGCTGATAGTAATACGGCAACCAGCAGCGTGTAGGGGTCTTTATGGTCCAGCGGGATAGGCTGCGTAGGGTAAAGTGTTTGCAGCTTTTGCTGGATATATTCAACCCGTTGTTGTTTTAACATGGATCAGCGTTATCCCTGTTGTAAAGTGTTTACAAATTCCTTAATCCGCTGTGCTGCGCTAATACACTCTTCCAGCGGTGCTACCAAGGCCATTCTGACACGATTTTCCCCGGGGTTTAAGCCGTCAA comes from the Oceanicoccus sagamiensis genome and includes:
- a CDS encoding response regulator, producing the protein MANILIVDDSASMRNMVSATLQSSGHQVADADNGQNALTKAKSGSYDAVITDLNMPVMNGIDLIKNLRTLPNYKYTPMLLLTTESSAEKKAEGKQAGATGWLVKPFNPEKLLATVDRVLG
- the nth gene encoding endonuclease III produces the protein MLKQQRVEYIQQKLQTLYPTQPIPLDHKDPYTLLVAVLLSAQCTDERVNQVTPALFELADNPFDMAEQTVEAIKAIIRPCGLSPQKSKAIKILSGMLVERYDGEVPQDMDALEELPGVGHKTASVVMSQAFGVPAFPVDTHIHRLAQRWGLTNGKNVTQTEKDLKRLFPIESWNALHLQIIYYGREYCSARGCDGTVCEICTTCYPNRKHPKKVKKP
- a CDS encoding STAS domain-containing protein gives rise to the protein MTNRTSFSCGENLDIAHANSMHQRLQKSLQKSAVIELKADKVSKADTAGLQLLAALAIEVTRRGGHLIWKKPSDTLLTTAQQLGLSQALMLENT